CCAGCGCCCCATCGACCCAGTAACCGACCTGGGCAGAACGGGCAGAGCCCCACACAATCGCCCCCACGGTCAGCTGCCCCGCGAACCGGCCGTCGTACGTCACCACCCACGGCAACGCCAGCCCCTGCCTCGCCTCACGACGCAGGGTGCCGACCATCGAGATGTACGGCCCCAGCCCCGTCCTGAACAGCGGCGTCTCAGGGTTGCTCGGCTCCCACGGACGTAGCCAGTCGGCGTTGCGCAGCCGAGTCTCGCGCCACACGCGTACGTCGCTCAGCCGCAGCGGCCGGAGGCATACCGGGCCCTCGTTCAGCGTCACCGGCCAGCCACGAAGTCGATCCACATCTCTCATCATCCCCCTATCGGGCGCGATGTCGCCACGGATCAACGAGGGCGATCGGTTACACCGTCAGCGCGGGTGATCGCCGCCTCTGATCTGATCAACGGCGTGCCGCAGAATCGGCGCCAGTACGGCGACGCCGTCCCGTACGCCACCGGACGAGCCGGGCAAATTAACGATCAAGGTGTTGCCCGCCTGGCCGGCCAGTCCCCGAGATAGTACGGAGGTCGGCACTTTTTCCCGATTCGCCAACCGGATGGCTTCCGCAATACCAGGAATTTCCCGAGAAATTACTCGGGACGTCACCTCCGGCGTCAAATCCATGGGCGTCAGCCCGGTCCCCCCGGTGGTCACGATGACGTCGTAATCGCCCGCCACCCCGTCACGGAGCGCACTCTCCACCGGCTCCCCGTCGGGCACCACCACGGGACCGTCGACGACCTCACACCCAGCCTCCTGCCGGAGGAGATCGGCGAGCAGCGGCCCCGATTTATCCTCATAAATCCCCGCCGACGCCCGGTTCGACACCGTAATCACCAACGCCCGCATCCGCCCGCCTCCCGTCAACCGATCCCACCGACCCAACCGCCGCGACCACCGCGACCACCGCGACCGCCCAGCAGCCCCCTACGCGCCCCTCAGCCCTGCTCCCGCACCCACCGCCCAGTCTTCCCCCCGAGCTTCTCCTCCACCCGGACA
The nucleotide sequence above comes from Nonomuraea gerenzanensis. Encoded proteins:
- a CDS encoding GNAT family N-acetyltransferase, whose protein sequence is MRDVDRLRGWPVTLNEGPVCLRPLRLSDVRVWRETRLRNADWLRPWEPSNPETPLFRTGLGPYISMVGTLRREARQGLALPWVVTYDGRFAGQLTVGAIVWGSARSAQVGYWVDGALAGKGIIPTALAMAVDHCFFTTGLHRLEANIRPENQASRRVVEKLGFREEGIRRRQLHIDGAWRDHICYALTVEDVPGGLLVQWRRARESAAHGGSPVEEV
- a CDS encoding MogA/MoaB family molybdenum cofactor biosynthesis protein, which codes for MRALVITVSNRASAGIYEDKSGPLLADLLRQEAGCEVVDGPVVVPDGEPVESALRDGVAGDYDVIVTTGGTGLTPMDLTPEVTSRVISREIPGIAEAIRLANREKVPTSVLSRGLAGQAGNTLIVNLPGSSGGVRDGVAVLAPILRHAVDQIRGGDHPR